In the Rhodospirillaceae bacterium genome, one interval contains:
- a CDS encoding pyridoxal phosphate-dependent aminotransferase, which yields MNLVENMSRLGTETAFEVLARAEQLARAGQDIINLGIGQPDFKTPAHIVEAAVKALRDGQHGYTPANGILPLREAVAADLYKRHDAEVNPDNVMIMPGGKPTMFFAILMFGAPGREIMYPDPGFPIYRSMIEFTGATPVPIPLRMDNDFAFSAEDVLANITTRTNLIIVNSPGNPTGGITPQSEVDTLVAGLADWPDIAVMSDEIYSNMLYDGRSHVSFLNKPEIRDRLILLDGWSKTYAMTGWRLGFSVWPDTLIDKITRLAVNNHSCVNAPTQFAGIAALTGPQDSVTTMMTAFDQRRRVIVPLLNALPGFECIAPGGAFYVFPNIAGTGRTGKALQAEILENTGVATVPGSSFGIHGGDFIRFSYAASLENIEEAVRRIGDYLVG from the coding sequence ATGAATCTTGTCGAAAATATGAGCCGCCTCGGCACCGAGACTGCCTTTGAAGTTTTGGCCCGGGCCGAGCAACTGGCCCGCGCGGGCCAGGACATCATCAACCTCGGCATCGGCCAACCGGACTTCAAAACGCCAGCGCATATTGTTGAGGCGGCAGTTAAAGCCCTGCGCGACGGCCAGCACGGCTACACGCCTGCCAATGGTATTCTGCCGCTGCGCGAAGCCGTAGCGGCGGATCTGTACAAGCGCCATGACGCCGAAGTAAACCCGGATAACGTAATGATCATGCCCGGTGGCAAGCCGACCATGTTTTTCGCCATCCTGATGTTTGGCGCACCCGGCCGTGAGATCATGTACCCCGACCCCGGGTTTCCGATTTATCGCTCAATGATTGAGTTTACCGGCGCGACGCCTGTGCCGATTCCGCTGCGGATGGACAACGACTTTGCCTTTTCCGCCGAGGACGTGCTGGCCAACATCACCACGCGCACCAACCTGATCATCGTCAACTCACCGGGCAACCCAACCGGTGGTATAACCCCGCAAAGCGAAGTGGACACCCTGGTGGCCGGACTGGCGGACTGGCCCGACATCGCCGTTATGTCTGACGAAATTTACAGCAACATGCTGTATGACGGGCGCAGCCACGTCAGCTTTCTGAACAAACCAGAGATCCGTGACCGTCTCATCCTGCTGGATGGCTGGTCCAAAACCTACGCGATGACCGGCTGGCGCCTTGGCTTCTCGGTGTGGCCCGATACGTTGATCGACAAAATCACACGCTTGGCGGTCAACAACCATTCCTGCGTCAACGCACCCACCCAGTTTGCCGGCATCGCCGCCCTGACCGGACCGCAAGACAGCGTGACCACCATGATGACCGCGTTTGATCAACGCCGCCGCGTTATCGTACCACTGCTCAACGCCCTGCCGGGGTTTGAGTGTATCGCGCCCGGCGGCGCGTTTTATGTGTTCCCCAACATCGCAGGCACAGGTCGTACGGGCAAAGCACTCCAGGCCGAGATATTGGAGAACACCGGCGTGGCCACTGTGCCGGGCTCCAGCTTCGGGATTCATGGCGGTGACTTCATCCGCTTTTCTTACGCAGCATCCTTGGAGAATATCGAAGAAGCCGTGCGCCGGATTGGGGACTATTTGGTTGGTTAG
- a CDS encoding RHS repeat-associated core domain-containing protein — protein MHGLSRRTSATFGNGRVKTYDYEADSALKSITHQNLIETSPGEVHDAVWVFNYSPANQVSSKSLPIDFIYRTASAVDDDYVVNGLNQYTAIKGQAVTYDANGNLITSGIWAYTYDAENRLVTATNGLITATYVYGPLDRRIAKTVTTSGGNPVETRYLYAGSDVIAEFTGGGTLLRQYVHGPQVDEPVVMLDPTQPVADEQVQYYHADHAGTVVATSDNVGNLAEKYSYSSFGEVGIEGVEGNPYRFAGRRLDPETGLYFYRARYYNASLGRFLQIDPIGYQDSMGLYQYALNDPLNRIDPSGTLVIWVEADAIANLGVTPVEVNGSTGFYLSIPTSRGQKFSFGPYVAGGAGLGVHDGVAADFGFLQGDVRDFQGPSVEVSGDFGIFGFGAQLPLNSDGKPIGDKLGFSAGFGPQIGGSILVKNTEVFPWAGFDPSTESNSTDSGSSNSEGTAGNSSVSSTVNVGNVMQGANDRRDANQISGSVCIRLRAALCF, from the coding sequence GTGCATGGTCTCAGTCGTCGCACCTCGGCGACCTTCGGCAACGGGCGCGTTAAAACTTACGACTACGAAGCAGATTCTGCCCTTAAGTCCATCACCCACCAAAACTTAATCGAGACGTCTCCTGGCGAGGTGCACGATGCAGTGTGGGTCTTCAATTATTCGCCCGCCAATCAAGTGTCATCGAAGTCCCTGCCGATCGATTTTATTTATAGAACCGCCAGCGCGGTGGATGATGACTATGTCGTCAACGGCCTCAACCAGTATACTGCCATCAAAGGCCAAGCCGTTACCTACGATGCCAACGGCAACCTCATCACCTCCGGCATCTGGGCGTATACCTACGATGCAGAAAACCGCCTCGTTACTGCCACCAATGGGCTAATTACGGCCACCTATGTTTATGGCCCGCTGGATCGGCGTATTGCCAAAACGGTCACCACCTCTGGCGGCAACCCAGTTGAAACCCGTTATCTCTATGCGGGTAGTGATGTCATTGCAGAGTTTACGGGTGGTGGCACATTGCTGCGGCAATATGTCCATGGCCCGCAGGTGGATGAGCCGGTGGTCATGCTTGATCCCACCCAGCCTGTCGCCGATGAACAGGTGCAGTATTATCATGCCGACCATGCGGGCACCGTGGTGGCCACCTCAGACAATGTGGGCAACCTGGCGGAGAAATACTCTTACTCGTCCTTTGGGGAAGTAGGCATAGAGGGGGTGGAAGGCAACCCCTATCGCTTCGCGGGCCGACGTCTGGACCCGGAAACAGGCCTCTATTTCTACCGTGCACGGTACTATAACGCGTCCCTCGGACGCTTCCTGCAGATCGACCCCATCGGCTATCAAGACAGCATGGGATTGTATCAATATGCCCTGAATGATCCGCTTAATAGGATTGATCCCAGCGGAACACTAGTCATATGGGTAGAAGCTGATGCAATTGCAAACCTTGGCGTAACACCTGTTGAGGTCAATGGTTCGACGGGCTTTTACTTAAGTATACCTACGTCAAGAGGGCAGAAATTTAGTTTTGGGCCATATGTTGCTGGCGGTGCTGGTCTGGGCGTGCACGACGGTGTAGCTGCAGATTTTGGTTTTCTACAGGGCGATGTGCGAGATTTCCAAGGTCCTTCAGTTGAAGTCTCTGGTGATTTCGGAATATTTGGTTTTGGCGCGCAGCTTCCTCTAAATTCAGATGGTAAACCTATTGGAGACAAATTAGGATTTTCGGCAGGGTTTGGCCCGCAGATTGGTGGGTCGATATTGGTGAAGAATACTGAAGTGTTCCCGTGGGCAGGCTTTGACCCATCTACCGAAAGCAATAGTACAGACAGTGGCAGTTCTAATAGTGAAGGCACAGCAGGCAATAGTAGTGTTTCGTCTACGGTGAATGTAGGAAATGTAATGCAAGGTGCAAATGATAGGCGTGACGCAAACCAAATTTCTGGCTCAGTTTGTATCCGTTTGCGCGCAGCGCTTTGTTTTTAG
- a CDS encoding RHS repeat domain-containing protein, whose amino-acid sequence MSEICEADTPAEHTAIVCTDPDSYVSYLYDGLSRRTSATFGNGRVKTYDYEADSALKSITHQNLIETSPGETHDAVWAFNYTPANQVSSKSLPLDFIYRTASAVDDDYVVNGLNQYTAIKGQAVTYDANGNLTTSGIWAYTYDAENRLITATYVYGPLDRPFFVCLTYSNKLFCNFQHKRIITIKFRFIPLKHGGIHFLLPWV is encoded by the coding sequence ATGTCTGAAATCTGCGAGGCGGATACGCCTGCCGAACATACAGCCATTGTCTGTACCGATCCGGACTCTTACGTAAGCTATCTCTACGATGGTCTCAGTCGTCGCACCTCGGCGACCTTCGGCAATGGGCGCGTTAAAACTTACGACTACGAAGCAGATTCTGCCCTTAAGTCCATCACCCATCAAAACTTGATTGAGACCTCCCCGGGTGAAACGCACGACGCCGTGTGGGCCTTCAATTACACACCGGCCAATCAGGTCTCTTCTAAGTCCCTGCCGTTGGATTTTATCTACAGAACCGCCAGCGCGGTGGATGATGACTATGTCGTCAACGGCCTCAACCAGTATACCGCCATCAAAGGCCAAGCCGTTACCTACGATGCCAATGGCAATCTCACAACGTCTGGCATCTGGGCGTATACCTACGATGCAGAAAACCGCCTGATTACCGCCACCTATGTTTATGGCCCGTTAGATCGGCCATTTTTCGTTTGCCTAACTTATTCAAATAAACTGTTTTGTAATTTCCAGCATAAGAGAATTATAACAATTAAATTCAGGTTTATCCCCTTGAAACACGGTGGGATTCACTTTCTACTTCCATGGGTGTAA
- a CDS encoding IS1595 family transposase, which produces MKTQTLRDFFKQFPSDQACLDHLFEARYGSDYVCPKCEKQGKWYPLTNRRAYSCQWCGHHEYPCVDTPFHRSRTSLQLWFYAIWMFTTSRHGVAAKELERQLGVTYKAAWRMAKVIREHMSRVDGDEPLSGTVEIDESMFSGRRKGIGGGFKVVGNKAIVLGMVQRDGDVQTQVVPNSQAKTLLPIIEANVVKGSTINTDEAHAYKSLSKRGYKHETVDHGRKEYARGDVTTNSMESYWARLKNSIRGTHVHVSSKYLDLYADEFEFRHNRRKCPETMFPELLSTFEPLKK; this is translated from the coding sequence ATGAAAACACAGACCCTTAGAGACTTTTTCAAGCAGTTCCCCAGTGATCAAGCCTGTTTAGATCATCTATTCGAGGCCCGTTATGGTTCTGATTACGTTTGCCCCAAGTGTGAGAAACAAGGAAAGTGGTACCCGCTCACTAATCGGCGGGCTTATTCCTGCCAGTGGTGCGGGCATCATGAATATCCCTGCGTAGATACGCCGTTTCACCGCTCGCGCACGTCCCTACAGCTTTGGTTCTATGCGATCTGGATGTTTACCACGTCCCGCCATGGTGTTGCTGCCAAGGAACTAGAGCGCCAGTTGGGCGTTACCTACAAAGCGGCTTGGCGTATGGCTAAGGTTATCCGTGAGCATATGTCCAGGGTGGATGGGGACGAACCGTTATCCGGCACAGTCGAGATCGACGAGAGCATGTTTAGTGGCCGTAGAAAGGGCATTGGCGGCGGTTTCAAGGTCGTGGGTAACAAAGCAATCGTTCTTGGCATGGTACAGCGCGACGGTGACGTTCAAACCCAGGTCGTCCCTAACTCACAAGCCAAGACGCTTTTGCCGATTATTGAGGCTAATGTGGTTAAGGGTTCAACCATCAACACAGACGAAGCACACGCCTACAAGAGTCTGTCTAAGCGTGGCTATAAACACGAAACGGTTGACCATGGCCGCAAGGAATACGCTCGTGGTGACGTGACTACCAATTCAATGGAGTCATATTGGGCAAGGCTGAAAAACAGCATCCGTGGCACTCACGTCCACGTCTCGTCTAAGTACCTTGATCTTTACGCGGACGAGTTTGAGTTTCGTCACAATCGCCGGAAGTGTCCTGAGACGATGTTCCCTGAGTTGCTTTCGACTTTTGAACCATTGAAGAAATAG
- the flgH gene encoding flagellar basal body L-ring protein FlgH, translating to MNVPRSTLKTLAALLIGATALSGCSNMERLSRVGQPPAMTPVVNPTTDNNYRPVSMPMPTPQVLAPNANSLWRPGARAFFKDQRASDIGDVLTVIVNIQNESATLNNESQRTRDNVSETLSVGNLFNAQNRILPGSNQTPALDISSGSNYRGSGNIARDESINIRLAAVVLQILPNGNLAIAGRQEVRVNDELRELTVAGVIRPEDVGSTNTITWDKIAEARISYGGRGSLSDVQQPRYGQQIFDIVFPF from the coding sequence ATGAACGTCCCTCGCTCAACACTTAAAACGCTAGCTGCTCTTCTCATCGGCGCAACCGCGCTATCAGGATGCAGCAACATGGAACGGCTCTCCCGTGTGGGGCAGCCGCCCGCCATGACCCCTGTCGTCAACCCGACAACAGACAACAATTATCGCCCAGTGAGCATGCCGATGCCGACACCCCAGGTGCTGGCGCCGAATGCCAACTCGCTGTGGCGTCCCGGCGCACGCGCCTTCTTCAAGGATCAGCGCGCCAGCGATATCGGTGATGTTCTGACGGTCATCGTCAACATTCAGAACGAAAGCGCGACCCTGAACAATGAGTCCCAGCGGACCAGAGACAACGTCTCTGAGACCCTGAGTGTGGGCAACCTGTTCAACGCCCAGAACCGTATTCTGCCCGGCAGCAACCAGACCCCAGCGTTGGATATCAGCAGCGGCAGCAACTATCGCGGCTCTGGCAACATCGCGCGGGATGAAAGCATCAACATCCGTCTGGCTGCGGTCGTGCTTCAGATTTTGCCGAACGGTAATCTGGCCATCGCCGGACGCCAGGAAGTGCGCGTCAACGACGAGCTTCGTGAACTGACAGTGGCCGGCGTCATCCGGCCTGAGGATGTCGGCTCCACCAACACAATCACCTGGGACAAGATCGCCGAAGCGCGCATCTCCTATGGTGGACGTGGCAGCCTGTCTGATGTCCAGCAACCTCGCTACGGACAACAGATCTTCGACATCGTCTTTCCCTTCTAA